From Phycodurus eques isolate BA_2022a chromosome 1, UOR_Pequ_1.1, whole genome shotgun sequence, one genomic window encodes:
- the c1h7orf57 gene encoding uncharacterized protein C7orf57 homolog gives MSAVVPNHRRTKPGGIKPGAAASGVTGPTSQIPGLSQTAAESTPVERISGRRVGIFESDSDYVKLAKQGGHKGLLSHDADVDDKPKIAYNPNNWFAGDDSNGGSKATSPNSQAKGGKQLLAPFGTDNSSSWERETDIFTHDKDKMSPDDAATQVEGLPVSNNYKRTSHNKKVAPVSMSKLLSHGYVEDKKKSPNDDDASSVTSEQTSTVATEDVDDLE, from the exons ATGAGTGCTGTTGTACCCAACCATCGAAGGACCAAGCCTGGtg GAATAAAGCCAGGAGCGGCGGCCAGTGGTGTGACGGGACCAACCTCTCAGATCCCTGGTCTGTCCCAGACTGCTGCCGAAAGCACACCTGTTGAGAGGATCAGTGGACGGCGGGTTGGCATCTTTGAATCCGATTCGGACTATGTTAAGCTTGCAAAGCAAGGGGGGCATAAAG GGCTTTTGAGCCATGACGCTGATGTGGATGACAAACCGAAGATAGCCTACAATCCCAACAACTGGTTTGCAGGTGACGACTCAAACGG CGGCAGCAAAGCAACATCTCCCAACAGCCAGGCGAAGGGCGGCAAGCAGCTGCTTGCACCATTTGGCACTGATAACAGTTCATCCTGGGAAAGGGAGACTGATATATTTACTCATGATAAAGATAAg ATGTCTCCTGATGATGCTGCCACTCAGGTGGAGGGGCTGCCTGTGAGCAACAACTACAAGAGAAC GTCTCACAATAAGAAAGTGGCCCCTGTCAGCATGTCCAAGCTGCTGAGTCACGGCTATGTGGAAGACAAAAAGAAGTCTCCCAATGATGACGATGCCTCAA